The sequence below is a genomic window from Curtobacterium sp. MCPF17_002.
CGCGCGTGTTCGGCACCGCGAAGCTCGAGATCGCGCAGGCCGGAAACGACGCGAACGTGCAGCTCGCCTACCTCGGCACGAAGGCCGCGGACGACCTGCGGCAGCGGATCCTCGTGCTCGCGTCCGGCGCGAAGGACGACGAGGTCGGCAGCGGCCCGGCACGGGCGTCGAACGGCCGGCTGCAGGACCGTGTCGACGAGGTGTTCGCGCCCGAGCTCGACCCCGCCGCCGTGCACGCGACGCGCATCGTGAAGGTGCACCCCGGCCGGCTCATCGCGTCGATGCTGCTCTCCGGCACGACAGTGTTCATCCTGCTCGCCGTCGCGGCCATGATCGTCAGCGTGTCCCTCACCGGCGAGTACGGGATCCTCTTCGGGCTCTTCCCCGCCGTGATCGGTGCCGGCGGCTACTACGTCCGGAAGTTCTCCCGCTCGCTGCAGTACACGATCGCCGAGACCCGGGACGGCATCCGGATCGGCTTCGGGCTCGTGTCCACCTCGAACGAGACGCTGCCGCCCGGGCGCATCCACGCCGTGAGCGTCGCGCAGCCGCTGCTGTGGCGGCCGTTCGGCTGGTGGGACGTGCGGATCAACCGGGCGACGAACGCCGGCAACGGTGCGTCGAACAACCAGCAGGTGTCCTCGATCGTCCTGCCCGTGGGCACCGCGACCGACGTCCGGGACGTGTTGGACATCATCCTCCCCGGCCTCGTCGGCACGGCGGTGATGGGACCGGCGGCGTCGCAGGAGCAGCTCCGCGAGGGTTCGTCCGAAGCCGTGAACGTCGTCGACGACAGCCTCACCACGACGGGCGACCGCGGCGGTTTCGTGCACTCCCCGCGGCGTGGTGCCTGGCTCCGGCCGTTCGCCTTCCGCCGCAACGGGTACCGCTTCGTGCCGGGAGCGGTGCTGCTCCGGCTCGGTGCCGTGTGGCGGTCGCTCGTCATCGTCCCGCTGCCCCGGGTGCAGAGCATCAAGGTCTCGCAGGGCCCGCTCGAGCGGGTGCTGCGGCTCGCCTCGGTGCACGTGCAGACGGTCCAGGGACCGGTCTCCGCGAGCGTCGGCGCGCTGGACGCGCGGGACGCCCAGCGGCTGTGGGCGGAGACCGCGGAGCGCGCGGTCGAGGCGGCTGCGGCCGACACGTCCCACCGATGGCGCGAACGGGAGGCCCGGCACCAGCCCGGTACGCACGCGGCGGCCACGCAGGCGGACGCGTCCACCGCGCCACACGGGTCGGACTGGACCACCCGCGGTCCGGAGACGGCGCCGTCGACCGGCACCGTGCCTCCCGACTCGCCCTGGGGTGCGGTCCCACCACCGGGACCCGCACGATGAGGGCGGGACGGCTGGGCGTCGGCGTGGTCGGCGCCGGACGCGTCGGACCCGTGCTCGGGGCCGCACTGGCGAACGCCGAGCACGCCGTCGTCGGGGTGACCGCCGTGTCCGCCGAGGGGCGCGACCGCGCCGAGGCCATGCTGCCGGGCGCCCCCGTCCTCGCGACGCCGGACCTCGTCGAGCGGAGCGAGCTCGTGCTCCTCGCCGTGCCGGACGACCAGCTCGCCGGACTCGTGCAGGGCCTCGCCGACGCGGGGATCTGGCAGCCCGGCCAGCTCGTCGTGCACACCAGCCCGGACCACGGCGTCGGGATCCTCGCACCGGCGATGGCTGCCGGCGCCATCCCGCTCGCGATCCACCCGGCGATGGCGTTCACCGGGACGAGCGTCGACCTGAGCCGCCTCCGAGAGGCGTACTGCGCGGTCACCGCTCCGTCGCCGGTGCTCCCGATCGCACAGGCGCTCGTGGTGGAGATGGGTGCGGAGCCGTTCGTCGTCAGCGAGCAGGACCGCCCCGCGTACGCCGATGCCGTGCGTGCCGCGGTGAGCTTCTCGACGGCGATCGTCGACCAGTCCGCGGGCACGCTCGAGGGCATCGGGGTGGAGCACCCCGGGCGGGTCCTCGGGGCGCTCGTGCGGTCGGCCGTCGAGAACGCACTGGCCGCGGTGGACGGGCAGGCGACGCTGTAGCCGGGGCGCGCTGTACGATTTCGGGGACCCCCACGACCATCGGAGCCGCACCAGCATGAGCGAAGAGACCGCCGCAGACGTCCTGTCAGCCGAGGAGACCAGCGAGCAGCGCCAGGTCCGGCTCGACAAGCGGGCGAAGCTCCTCGAGTCCGGCATCGAGCCCTACCCGGCCGAGCTCCCGATCACCACGACGATCCCCGCCGTGCGGGCGCAGTACGCGCACCTCGAGACCGGCGAGGAGACCCAGGACGTCGTGGGCGTCGCCGGCCGCATCGTGTTCTCGCGCAACACCGGCAAGCTCTGCTTCGCGACCCTGCAGTCCGGCGACGGATCGCGCGTCCAGGCGATGGTGTCCCTCGCCGAGGTGGGCGACGAGTCCCTCGCGCGCTGGAAGGAGTTCGTCGACCTCGGCGACCACGTGTTCGTGCACGGCCGGGTGATCTCCTCGCGTCGCGGCGAACTGTCGATCATGGTCGACGAGTGGGCCATCGCGGCGAAGGCGATCCTGCCGCTGCCGAACCTCCACAACGAACTCAACGAGGAGACGCGGGTCCGCCAGCGCTACCTCGACCTCATCGTGCGCGAGGAAGCGCGCGCCACGGTCCGCGCCCGTGCCGCCGTGATGGCGTCGCTCCGCCAGACGTTCGCCGGCCACGAGTACCTCGAGGTCGAGACCCCGATGCTGCAGACCCAGCACGGTGGGGCCTCGGCGCGTCCGTTCGTCACCCACTCGAACGCGTTCGACACCGAGTTGTACCTGCGCATCGCGCCCGAGCTCTTCCTCAAGCGTGCCGTCGTCGGCGGCATCGACCGGGTGTTCGAGGTGAACCGGAACTTCCGCAACGAGGGCGCCGACTCGACGCACTCGCCCGAGTTCGCGATGCTCGAGGCCTACCAGGCGTACGGCAACTACGAGCAGATGGCCGACCTCACGCAGGAGCTCGTGCAGAACGCCGCCCGCGCGGTGACCGGCGGTCCCCTGCTCGTGACGCTGACGGACGGCTCCGAGTACGACCTCGGTGGCGAGTGGCCGCGCATCGACATGTACGGCTCGCTGTCCGAGGCGGCCGGCCGTGAGATCACGCCGTCGACCCCGCTCGCGGAACTGCAGGAGCTGGCCGCGGCCGAGGGGGTCGAGGTCGCACACGCCACGCACGGCAAGTACGTCGAGGAGCTCTGGGAGCACTTCGTCATCGACTCGCTCGACCGTCCGACGTTCGTGATGAACTTCCCGGTCGACACCTCGCCGCTCACCCGCGAGCACCGGACCCGTCCGGGCATCGTCGAGAAGTGGGACCTCTACGTCCGCGGCTTCGAACTCGCGACCGCGTACTCGGAGCTCGTCGACCCCGTCGTGCAGCGCGAACGCTTCGTCGACCAGGCGCGGCTCGCGGCCGGGGGCGATCCGGAGGCGATGCGCGTCGACGAGGAGTTCCTGCGGGCACTCGAGCACGCGATGCCGCCGTCGGGTGGCATGGGCATGGGCATCGACCGCCTGCTCATGGCGATCACCGGGCTCGGCATCCGCGAGACGATCCTCTTCCCGCTGGTCAAGTAGCGCGCGGCGGGGGACCCCAGCCGGGCGAGGTACGATGCTCCGGTGCCGCATGGAGTCGTGACCGGGATCATCTTCGCCCTGACGCCGACCGTCGTCGTCGGCCTCATCTTCTGGTTCGTGATGCGCGCCATCATGCGGGCTGACCGCACGGAGCGTTCCGCCTACGCCAAGGTCGAGGCCGAGGAGCGCGCCCGGTTCGAGCGCGAGCACGGCGTCCCCGCGCCGGCACCGGCCTCGGCCGAGTAGCGCCACCGGGCGACATCGACGTCTGAGCGTCCGCGCCCCGTCACCGGCCGTTCACCCGGACGACGTGTCCCGGGGTGAGCATCGTCGGCATGCCCACCACACAGATCCTCGCCGGCGGCACGCGCGCCGTCGCCGGCAGCCGGAGCGCCGTCATCACCGCACGGGGCACCGCCTTCACCGGCCGCAGCCTCGTCGGCGACATCGAGAGCGAGTACGACGAGTTCGACCGCGACGCCGATCTCGAGGTCTCCAAGCGACGCGAGGGGTGGCTCGAACCCTCCTGGTGACCCCCACCCGTTCGGATTTCGGGGTACGACGGCCGGATCGCTCAGATCCCGCCAGCCGTACCCCTTTCTTGTGTCCAGAGGACGCACGATCGTGGGGTACAGCATCGGAAACGAGCATGAAACATCGATGCAACGCCGGAAACACGGCGTCTTCCCCTTGATCTGCGGCGAGAAGGGGGACCAGACTGGTGGGGAGCTGTACCCCGTGGGGGACGGTTCCGATGATGAAGCACGGAGATCCCTGGGAATCGATCCGATCGGTTTGTGGGGTACACCTCACGACCGCTTTACTCGTGAACACCCCACCGAGGCCAACACCGTCGAACGCAGGGAGAGTCATCATGACGATCGCGACAGCAGCACCGAAGACGACGACCACTGGCACCACCGCGCGCCGCACCACGAAGAAGACGGCCGCAGCGAAGACCTCCGTCGCCACGAACGAGACCACCACGCTCGACACCGACGTCGAGGCCGACGAGCAGCTCGCCGGTGTCCGCGGCGCCTCGGTCGACCAGGTCGGCGACTACCTCCGTCACATCGGCCGCCTCGCCCTCCTCACCGCCGAGGAAGAAGCGCAGATCGCCCGCCGCATCGAGGTCGGCCTCTTCGCCGAGGAGAAGCTCAACACCGAGAAGGACCTCCCCAAGACCCTGCAGCGTGAACTCCGCTGGCTCGTCCGCGACGGTGAGCGCGCCAAGGAGCGGATGATCACCTCGAACCTCCGCCTCGTCGTGAGCATCGCGAAGCGGTACTCGCAGCGCGGGCTGCCGTTCATGGACGTCATCCAGGAGGGCAACCTCGGCCTGGTCCGTGCCGTCGAGAAGTTCGACTTCACGCAGGGCTACAAGTTCTCGACCTACGCCACCTGGTGGATCCGCCAGGCGATCTCGCGTGGTCTCGCCGACAAGGCCCGCACGATCCGCATCCCGGTCCACACCGTCGAGCTGATCAACAAGATCTCGCGCACCGAGCGTGACCTGACGGTGGACCTCGGCCGCGCGCCGATGCCCGACGAGGTCGCTGCCGAGCTGAGCATGAGCGTCGAGGAACTCGTCGACCTCAAGGGCCGTTCGCACGAGCCGGTGTCGATCCACACCGTGGTCGGCGACTCGGACGACAGCGAGCTGGGCGACTTCATCGAGGACGAGGACGCCGCGAGCCCGAACGAGCTCACCGAGACGACGCTCCTGCACCGCGACATCCGCTCCATCGTCGCCGAGCTCCCGAGCGACGAGGCGAACGTGATCCGCATGCGCTACGGCCTCGACGACGACAAGCCGATGACGCTCGACGAGATCTCGAAGATCGTCCACACGACCCGCCAGGCGGTCAGCCGTGTGGAGTCCCGTGCGAAGCTCCGCCTGTTCGCCAAGGCGGTCTCGCAGGACATGCAGCTGTACCTGACCGACTGAGGTCAGAAGGCTTCGGCCGGTGCGTGAGCGCCGGCACGGGGAACCGGGTCGTTCCGTGGGAAGGCGGTCCGGTGGGGTGATGGGAAGGCCCGCTCAGGCATCTGCCTGAGCGGGCCGTCCACGTCTCCGGGAGCCGTTTCCGGCCGCCGTCGCCGGACGGCGTCGCCGCACGCCGTCTGCGGGCGCGGTCTCCCGACGCCGTCATGCGGCCGGCCGCGCGGGCACCCGTCTGGCGCTCAGCAGCCCGAGGGAGCGGACGGCGATCGTGCCGACGAACAGCGTCGCGACCGCGACGACGACCCAGGCCAGGACGGTGCCGGTGGCTCCGAGCCCAGTGGCCGTGAGGACCCGCACGCCGTAGGTCGCACTGGCCGCCACCGTGAACGTCATCGCCCAGAACCCGACGGCGAACCCGGTGCGCAGGTACCTCCGCACGAGGGGGACGTGCGGCAGCAGGAACGCCACCATCGTGCCGACGAGCACCGTGTCCACCGTCGACCAGGTGCCGCCGGTGATCGTCCACCAGGCGTTCCCGGCGACGGCCGGTGGTGCGGACAGGATCGCCAGGGTGGGGAAGAG
It includes:
- a CDS encoding PH domain-containing protein produces the protein MTFRPGPPPPTPPSSRGNAAAAAPLTDGEWHRLHPLTPLLKGGIFLIVILGYVLNSLRDQVVELFIPGGGGRQDDGDPVRYVYEHGVVGWVLLGIVVLLVVLIGLFYLSWRMHEFRVTGEIVEVRSGVLFRTNRKARLDRIQGINISRPLVPRVFGTAKLEIAQAGNDANVQLAYLGTKAADDLRQRILVLASGAKDDEVGSGPARASNGRLQDRVDEVFAPELDPAAVHATRIVKVHPGRLIASMLLSGTTVFILLAVAAMIVSVSLTGEYGILFGLFPAVIGAGGYYVRKFSRSLQYTIAETRDGIRIGFGLVSTSNETLPPGRIHAVSVAQPLLWRPFGWWDVRINRATNAGNGASNNQQVSSIVLPVGTATDVRDVLDIILPGLVGTAVMGPAASQEQLREGSSEAVNVVDDSLTTTGDRGGFVHSPRRGAWLRPFAFRRNGYRFVPGAVLLRLGAVWRSLVIVPLPRVQSIKVSQGPLERVLRLASVHVQTVQGPVSASVGALDARDAQRLWAETAERAVEAAAADTSHRWREREARHQPGTHAAATQADASTAPHGSDWTTRGPETAPSTGTVPPDSPWGAVPPPGPAR
- a CDS encoding Rossmann-like and DUF2520 domain-containing protein, with the protein product MRAGRLGVGVVGAGRVGPVLGAALANAEHAVVGVTAVSAEGRDRAEAMLPGAPVLATPDLVERSELVLLAVPDDQLAGLVQGLADAGIWQPGQLVVHTSPDHGVGILAPAMAAGAIPLAIHPAMAFTGTSVDLSRLREAYCAVTAPSPVLPIAQALVVEMGAEPFVVSEQDRPAYADAVRAAVSFSTAIVDQSAGTLEGIGVEHPGRVLGALVRSAVENALAAVDGQATL
- the lysS gene encoding lysine--tRNA ligase; its protein translation is MSEETAADVLSAEETSEQRQVRLDKRAKLLESGIEPYPAELPITTTIPAVRAQYAHLETGEETQDVVGVAGRIVFSRNTGKLCFATLQSGDGSRVQAMVSLAEVGDESLARWKEFVDLGDHVFVHGRVISSRRGELSIMVDEWAIAAKAILPLPNLHNELNEETRVRQRYLDLIVREEARATVRARAAVMASLRQTFAGHEYLEVETPMLQTQHGGASARPFVTHSNAFDTELYLRIAPELFLKRAVVGGIDRVFEVNRNFRNEGADSTHSPEFAMLEAYQAYGNYEQMADLTQELVQNAARAVTGGPLLVTLTDGSEYDLGGEWPRIDMYGSLSEAAGREITPSTPLAELQELAAAEGVEVAHATHGKYVEELWEHFVIDSLDRPTFVMNFPVDTSPLTREHRTRPGIVEKWDLYVRGFELATAYSELVDPVVQRERFVDQARLAAGGDPEAMRVDEEFLRALEHAMPPSGGMGMGIDRLLMAITGLGIRETILFPLVK
- a CDS encoding sigma-70 family RNA polymerase sigma factor, translated to MTIATAAPKTTTTGTTARRTTKKTAAAKTSVATNETTTLDTDVEADEQLAGVRGASVDQVGDYLRHIGRLALLTAEEEAQIARRIEVGLFAEEKLNTEKDLPKTLQRELRWLVRDGERAKERMITSNLRLVVSIAKRYSQRGLPFMDVIQEGNLGLVRAVEKFDFTQGYKFSTYATWWIRQAISRGLADKARTIRIPVHTVELINKISRTERDLTVDLGRAPMPDEVAAELSMSVEELVDLKGRSHEPVSIHTVVGDSDDSELGDFIEDEDAASPNELTETTLLHRDIRSIVAELPSDEANVIRMRYGLDDDKPMTLDEISKIVHTTRQAVSRVESRAKLRLFAKAVSQDMQLYLTD